The genome window TGGTACGAATTATTCCAGATTACGACGCTTTAATGATCCGTTCTGGCACCCAAGTTACCAAAGAAATCATTGAAGCCGGGAATTCACTCAAAATCATCGGCAGAGCCGGCGTCGGCGTAGATAATGTCGATGTACCCGCCGCTACCCGCAAAGGAATTGTAGTCGTCAATTCCCCCGAAGGCAACACGATCGCCGCCGCCGAACACGCGCTCGCCATGATGCTCTCGATGTCCCGCCACATCCCGGAAGCCAACGCATCCGTCAAAGGTGGTAAATGGGAACGCAACCGCTTTCTCGGCGTAGAAGTTTACAAAAAAACCCTCGGCATCGTCGGTTTGGGCAAAATCGGCTCCCACCTCGCCGCCGCAGCCAAAGCAATGGGCATGAAACTGCTGGCCTACGATCCCTTCATTTCGACCGAAAGAGCCGACCAGTTGGGCTGCCGCTTGGTAGAACTCAAACTGCTGATGCGCGAATCCGACTACATCACCCTGCACATCCCCAAAACGCCGGAAACCCTGCACTTAATTAACGCTGAAGTGCTCTCGAAAATGAAGCCGACTGCCCGCATCATAAACTGCGCCAGAGGCGGCATCATCGACGAAGCAGCCCTCGCAGAAGCCATCAAAGAAGGCCAGATCGCCGGCGCAGCTTTGGACGTTTACGAACACGAACCGCTGCAAGCTGATTCCCCGCTGCGGACTGTCGGCCAGAACATCGTGCTGACGCCCCACTTGGGAGCATCCACAGCGGAAGCTCAGGTGAATGTGGCGATCGATGTTGCCGAACAAATTCGCGACGTGCTGTTGGGGCTGCCCGCGCGATCGGCTGTCAACATACCCGGCATTTTCCCAGACTCGATCGAAAAACTCAAACCCTACCTGCAACTCGCCGAAACCCTCGGCAACCTCGTCAGCCAGCTAGCCGGAGGCCGAGTCGATTACCTCAACGTTCAACTGCAAGGCGAATTGGCCAGCAACCAAAGCCAGCCCGTAGTCGTTGCCGCCCTCAAAGGCCTGCTCTCCCAAGCCCTGCGAGAGCGCGTTAACTACGTCAACGCCAGCATTGAAGCCAAAGAACGCGGAATTCGCGTCGTCGAAACCAGAGACGCCTCGATTCGCGACTACACAGGCTCCCTGCACCTCTCGGCCAAGGGAACCCTCGGCGAACACACCGTGACAGGTGCAGTGCTCGGCGACAGCGAAATTCGGATTACCAGTGTTGACGATTTCCCGGTCAACGTTTCCCCGACTCACCACATGCTGTTTACCCTGCACCGCGATATGCCGGGGATTATTGGCAAAATTGGTTCCCAATTGGGCAGTTTTAATGTCAATATTGCCAGTATGCAGGTAGGCCGTAAAATCGTGCGAGGCGATGCGGTGATGGTTTTGAGCCTCGATGACCCTCTACCAGAAGGGATACTGGCGGAGATCCTAAAAGTTCCGGGAATTCGGGATGCTTACACAGTAAATCTTTGACGGATTTTGGAGTTTAGATTTTGGATGCCAGGGCTGATAATTGGTAATGGGTAATCGATCGTTGGTAATTGGCAAGAAAGCGGGAATTTTTCTATTAGCCAATCCTCATTCCTCACTCCCCAGTTCCCAGTCTCCAGTTCCCCTGGGCCAATCTAAAATCTAAAATCTAAAATCTAAAATCGTTATGGCACATAGCTGGTGGGAAATTAGAATTCTTTGCGATCCGGCGCTGGAAGATATCATCTTTTGGCGTCTGGAACGATTTAACTGTCGGGGAACTGCTACTGAGATCAAAAGCAATTCCTGCCTGATGTCGGCTTATTTGCCCGAAGAACAAGCCCGATTGCTGGATTTGGCCGCTCTGTCTCTGTGGCTGCGCCAAGATGCTCTGTGTGCAGGTTTGCCCCTACCTGCGATGCAGTGGGATTTGATTGAAGACGAAGACTGGGGCAGCACTTGGAAGGAGCACTGGCAGCCTCAAGAAGTGGGCGATCGCTTTTTAATTAACCCCGCCTGGTTGCCCCTACCGACTGATACAGATCGCATTATTTTGCGTTTAGATCCCGGTGTGGCCTTCGGTACTGGTGCTCACGCTACTACTCAACTTTGTCTGGAGTCGCTGGAAATGCGGCTCGGTTTTGATGACAGCAAGTGCGTAATTGCCGATATCGGGTGCGGATCGGGTATTTTGTCGATCGGCGCAGTGTTGTTGGGCGCTACAAAAGTTTATGCTTTGGATACCGATCCTTTGGCAGTGCGATCGACCATTAGCAACAGACTGCTCAACCGCGTTAATTCTCAGCAGTTGGTTGCAGAGCTCGGCAGTATCGACCGCTTGAAAGAAATGGTCGATGAGCCGATCGACGGTTTGATCTGCAACATTTTAGCAGAAGTAATCATTGATTTAATTCCGCAGTTCACTGCAATTAGCAAACCCACTACTTGGGGCGTGCTCAGCGGCATTTTGCTCGAACAAGCTAAGCCAATTGCCGACACTCTCGAACAGCACGGCTGGATTGTCGCTACTCTGTGGAAGCGCCAAGATTGGTGTTGTTTTAATATTCGGCGCAGTTAACGTTTTTAGATTTGAGAGTTGAGATTTTAGGACAGCATTACGTCTGTAGAAGCGCTGCTACTATGAAATTATAAACAGCTTGAATAAGAAAGCTATGGACGTTGAAGAACTATATAGGCGTTACGCTGCCGGAGAGAGATATTTCCCGGGAGTTGATTTAAGTCATGCTGATTTAAACGTTGCTGAGGTGGAAGACCTCGAAGAACTCGAACCAGGTCAGAATGACTTGAGCGGTATCAATCTCAGCAGTGCTAACTTGACTAGAGCCGATTTGAGTTTTGTTAATCTCAGCGGTGCTAACTTGAGCAGTGCGAACCTAGACTCTGCTACCCTATGGGGTACGATATTGACTGGTGCTAATTTAAGTGATGCTATTCTGGATTATGCTGAACTGGCAAGCGACTTAGTGGATGTTGACTTGAGAGAAGCTAGCCTGGAGTGTACACAGTTAATTGGCACTAATCTGACGAGAGCCAACTTGATGGGTTCATACTTTGCAGCCACCGGAGAAGGTCGTTTGACTTTCTGCAATACCATCATGCCGGATGGCACCATTAGAAATGACAATTCATCTTAAAGTGATTGATAGATCGAGTTTGACTTGAAAATGGTACTGGAGATGGTATAACGCTTCTTAGAAAAATGAGGTATGCGAGCGAGC of Oscillatoria nigro-viridis PCC 7112 contains these proteins:
- the serA gene encoding phosphoglycerate dehydrogenase; this translates as MPKVLVSDPIDQAGIDILSQVAQVDVNTGLSAEELVRIIPDYDALMIRSGTQVTKEIIEAGNSLKIIGRAGVGVDNVDVPAATRKGIVVVNSPEGNTIAAAEHALAMMLSMSRHIPEANASVKGGKWERNRFLGVEVYKKTLGIVGLGKIGSHLAAAAKAMGMKLLAYDPFISTERADQLGCRLVELKLLMRESDYITLHIPKTPETLHLINAEVLSKMKPTARIINCARGGIIDEAALAEAIKEGQIAGAALDVYEHEPLQADSPLRTVGQNIVLTPHLGASTAEAQVNVAIDVAEQIRDVLLGLPARSAVNIPGIFPDSIEKLKPYLQLAETLGNLVSQLAGGRVDYLNVQLQGELASNQSQPVVVAALKGLLSQALRERVNYVNASIEAKERGIRVVETRDASIRDYTGSLHLSAKGTLGEHTVTGAVLGDSEIRITSVDDFPVNVSPTHHMLFTLHRDMPGIIGKIGSQLGSFNVNIASMQVGRKIVRGDAVMVLSLDDPLPEGILAEILKVPGIRDAYTVNL
- the prmA gene encoding 50S ribosomal protein L11 methyltransferase, which translates into the protein MAHSWWEIRILCDPALEDIIFWRLERFNCRGTATEIKSNSCLMSAYLPEEQARLLDLAALSLWLRQDALCAGLPLPAMQWDLIEDEDWGSTWKEHWQPQEVGDRFLINPAWLPLPTDTDRIILRLDPGVAFGTGAHATTQLCLESLEMRLGFDDSKCVIADIGCGSGILSIGAVLLGATKVYALDTDPLAVRSTISNRLLNRVNSQQLVAELGSIDRLKEMVDEPIDGLICNILAEVIIDLIPQFTAISKPTTWGVLSGILLEQAKPIADTLEQHGWIVATLWKRQDWCCFNIRRS
- a CDS encoding pentapeptide repeat-containing protein; this encodes MDVEELYRRYAAGERYFPGVDLSHADLNVAEVEDLEELEPGQNDLSGINLSSANLTRADLSFVNLSGANLSSANLDSATLWGTILTGANLSDAILDYAELASDLVDVDLREASLECTQLIGTNLTRANLMGSYFAATGEGRLTFCNTIMPDGTIRNDNSS